The segment CCCGGAACGTTAAATGGCACCTGCCACGAATACATCTGCCCACCGAGGTGATAGTCTTGAGAAACGATGGTGTTGCTGGCGAGGTCGGTTGGGAAAGGCGCATCATTTAGTAGCCATTGCGCGTAGGAGTCCAGCGTGCCCGGCTCGAAGATTTGGATGAAGAAATTTGCATTTGCCCGGTCATTTACGCCAACGCCTTGAGAAACAAAACCCGACAGGTCAATGGAGAAGGTGACTTCTGTCGCACTGGTCCACTGGAAGGCATTGTTACCATCATAGGCCCGGAAGCTGTCGCCGAAATCGGCCCGAGAAAAGGCATAGCCGTTCAAATTGAAGGGACCTGTGTTGGCGAGCGATGTGGACTGAGCCTTGGCCTTTAAGGTTCCACCGGCCAGCGAGGACTCAGCCTGGGCAGTTCCTGTGCCAGCACTTCCTGTGTAAGTGAGATTTCCGCTTGCTGCGCCACCCGCCGTATCCTGATCATCCTGAATGTAAGTAGGATTCTTGTTGACGGACACTTCGTTGAAGAGATCCGGCACGGCGGAGTCATAGGTCAGCACGGTCGTCCCACTAAAATGGGTAATGGGATTGCCCTGTGCAGGAATCGTCTGCACAACATAAAGGAACGGCAGAGCCAAAATGCTGAGAATTCTAACGGGTGCTCTAAAAAAGATCATTAGGGATGCTCTTTATTTCTAACAAGTGGTTTTTAATAAGAAATGCAAAATTCATGCCTAACACTAAAATACAAACAATTTCAGGGATTAAAGGAAAATGAAGATTCGATGGAAATTCGCGAATGTAAATAACTTCGACACTTTTTCCTGCTCGCGATTTCCAAACCAACCAAAAATGGCGAAAAATTGCGGTTAGTGGTCAAAATCAGTGTGTAAAATTGTATTACACCTCATTCCGGTAACGAACGGCGGCTTTGGGTTTAATAGCAGTAGTAGCTCTTGATCTACCAATAGTCAGCTCACGGCTTCGAAGCGGACATTGGCCATTTCGCGTAATAAGTGTACAGACTGATAATTTTGGTTCCCGGTACACGCTCTTGTAAATGTACTACTGCCACACTCTCAAGCACAAGAACTTAGGTATTTTTAGCCAGATTGTCGGGACACGATGCATTGAAAAGCTGATTTTCCAACTTTCGCTTAAAGTGCAGGCGAAAGCAGGCTCCTCCACTTGGTCGGTTAAAGTATTCGACAGTTCCTTCATGGAGCTTCATTATTTCCGAAACTATTGCCAGCCCTAATCCCGCACCAGGAGTGGTATTCGAAGGCGCACGACAAAACCGATCGAAAATCTGCTTCCCTAATTCATCGTCGATACCTGGTCCTTCATCTGTAACTTCAATTGTGAAGTCTTCAGACACATTTACCTGCACCTCTGTATTCTCAGGTGTATGGTTGAGCGCGTTCTCCACGAGATTTCGTAGAGCATCTTCTGTGGCATGGCGATTCCCTTGAATTACCAAGGGCCGGGTTACTCCAGTAAGCGCAACCTTTCGGTTTCGGTAAATAGCCAATGGTGCGATGTATTCAACGACGTCGCGGGCACAGGCTTGCAGGTCAACTTTCTCCGATCTGTCCAATACACCGCTATCGAGGCGGGCAACTTGCAACAATTGATTTACGAGACGGTTCATGCGCTCGATATCCAGACGCAAGGCGCTTGTATCTGACTTGGTATCCAGGTTCTCAATTGCACCACTGATAATCGTCAGCGGTGTTCGGAGTTCATGGGCCGCGTTGGCAGTAAAACGGCGCTGAATCTCAAACCCCTCTTCCAGACGACCCAAAGCCTGATTGACGGCCGTCACCATTGGTGCGATTTCAGTTGGCAGAGCGGTTGTGTCCAGACGAATCGATAAGCTCTCCGGTCGGATACTCTTAGCCTGCGACGCCGTCTCCAACAATGGTTTCAGACCACCCCGAATCGCGGCAACGCTGACCATGAGGGTTGTCAGTACGAATATTGGAACTATCCAGGCTGCAGTGGCGGCAAATTCGTCCAACATAGCGGACAGAATTGCATTTTCAGGATTATAGGGTTCAGCGACTATAACCGTGACACGGCCTCGCTCACTTCCTTCGCGCGTGATAAGCCCGGTATATGTTTGAGATTGCGCACCGAATGAGTCCAGGGTGAAATACTGGAACTGGCCTCGCATCGACGTAAATTCCCTTGTGGCAATTTCGAAGGCCTCACCTGAGCTGGCAATAGTGTCTTCGTCCCGGTCGCGTATAACAAATACCGTAGAAGATTCAATGATGCCTGCTTCCACAAGTTGATCGAAGGGCATAAACGGACGGTTGTCATCCAGTGAAATGGCCAGGTTCTCTGCCTGGTCAAACAGGTCTTGTCGCGTAAGTGCCTCAGCCGTTCGATTACCGAGATAGAAGAATAAGCCGACCGCCAGAATCGTAGCCAGAAGGAACACGAAACCCAGCCTGAGAGCCAACCGTAATTGTAATGATCCAGGTCGCATTGGAATCATTGCATCTGCTCTACCAACAAGTAACCTATGCCACGTACAGTGTGGATTTCAACGGTAGCTTGATTGTCTGCCAGTTTCCTGCGCAGAAGGTGTATATGAACAGGGATTGCGTTTGATTCGGGCTCATTGTCCAGAGCATAAAGTTTTTCTTCGAGAACTCCCTTAGGTACGACGCGCCCAAATCTCCGCAGCATTATTTCCAGAATCGAAATTTCACGTCGGGAAAGTGCAAGTGGATTTCCTGCCACACTTACCTCGCGCCCTATTGTATCCAGTGTTACGTTGCCGGCATCCAGCACGGCACCCAGTACGCCTCCGGGACGCCTCAACAAGGCCTTTATCCTTGATACCAGCTCTTTAATTGCAAACGGTTTGACCAGGTAGTCGTCTGCACCAGCATCGAGTCCCCGCACTCGGTCATCTACCGCGTCTCGAGCAGTAAGAATAAGAATCGGCAATTGCGTACCCCGGCGACGGGCTGACTCTAAAACACTTATACCATCGCCGTCTGGCAATCCCAGATCAAGCACCGCAGCATCATAAGAAATACTGGTCAGCGCGTTATTGGCGTTTTCTGCGGTACTGACTGAATCAACGACGAAACCAGCATTTTCCAGCCCTTCCTTCAGAACATCTACAATTCGCTGTTCGTCCTCAACGACTAGAAGTCGCATCCTATTCTCCCTCAACGTCGCTTGATCGGGTTAACTCTGAGTATAAACCCTAATTGTTATCACAGGATTAATGGCCGGAGGAATCAGCCATATCCTTTGCACAGTTATTTTCTCCTCATAAAACTACCTTAAAAATTGTGTGTAAGACTTACATTCACCCAGTAGAAGTCAACATGGATGATCGTACTTTTGCTCCGGCAGCCATTCATCAATATAGGAGATACACCTTTGAAAAAAAGGCAATTTATCAGTGGTGGGTTAGGACTTGGGGCGTTGACGCTGGCAGGTTCGGGGCTCTTACTTCCCTTAGGGGTAAGAAACTCGGGAGCGGTGTGGCGTTCCAATAGCGTCGCTAAAAGAGAAATGCCCATTCCTAAACTGCTCGAATCAACCAACGATACTCCGCTTGAGCTCACGATGGGGATGGGTGACTGGGAAATGCTTCCAGGTATAAAAACGACTACCAGTGGATTCAACGGCCCCTACCTTGGTCCGACCGTCCGGGTACGCAACGGGCAGGATGTACCTGTTATATACAGGAACACGCTGTCTGAATCTGTAGCCGTTCATGGTCATGGCCTGCACGTGCCAGGTGAAGTGGATGGCGGTCCGCAGCGGGAGATCGAACCGGGTGGAAGCTGGTCTCTGGAACTGCCTGTCCGCCAGCAGGCATGTACCTCCTGGTACCATCCGCATACGCACGGCAAAACGGGCCCGCAGACTTACAAGGGGCTCGCCGGTTTTATTATTATCGATGATGAAAACAGTGACTCACTGCCCCTTCCTAAAACTTATGGCGTGGATGATCTGCCTGTAGTAGTTCAGGATCGCACTCTGGATAGCCAAGGAAGGCTGATTTACTCAGTGGAGGATGCCGAAGATGGACTTATGGCGGAAACCATCACCGTTAATGGAATTGCCAATCCGGTAAGAGCAGTACCCGCCGGGCTGGTCCGGTTGCGTCTCCTGAATGGTTCCAACGCCCGATACTACCGGTTTCGTTTTTCCGACGACCGGGTTTTCTACAAGATCGCAACGGACGGCGGTTTCCTTGAAGAGCCAGTGCCTATCCGCGAAGTCGTCATGTTGCCCGGTGAACGAAACGAGATCGTCGTGGATTTTTCCGATGGCAATCCCGCTATGCTGGTAAGCGGCCCCGGGCTCATAGGTGCGGCTAATACTGAGCGAAGAGATCGGGATAATCGGGAACGCAGGGATAGGGATAGTCGTGAGCGAAGGGATGAAGACAGTCGTGAGCGTCGTAATGGAGATGGCCGGCGCAATGATTGGGAACCAGGCGGAATGAACGATACGTTCGACATCCTGGAATTCAACGTCGATCCGAGGCTGCCTGCATTCCGTGGCCCTTTGCCACGCAGCCTTAATACTATCAGCAGGCCAACCGTCCGCAGTGACTGGCCCGTGCGTCGGTTCGAGCTGTTTATGGACGATGATGACAGAAGACGGCGCCTCTTGTTTGGACGACGAGAAGTCGGGGAGATGTCCATGGGCATCAATGGCCGTCCGATGGATATGCAGGTGATAAATGAACGCGTAAGGAGAAACCAATGGGAGCGCTGGGAGGTTAGATCCTATGACGGCAGCCATCCATTCCACGTGCACGGCTGTTCTTTTCTTGTACTATCCCAGGAGGGGATACCGGTTACCGATGCAGATGCGGGATGGAAAGATACCGTTAGAGTAGACGATCGCGCTGAATTTATTGTGCGATTTGACCATGAGGCAACAGACAAGTACCCGTACATGTACCATTGTCACATACTCGAGCACGAAGACCAGGGAATGATGGGCCAGTTTACGGTCACGTAAAACTGCAAAATCATCTGAGAATCAAAAATTCCCTTAGGTCTCCTATGGGTTTAATATCGGTAGTAGCTACAATTTTACCGAAGGTCCGTTTCAAGACATCATGATCTTAAAGCCGACATTCCTGCGGCGTTGCCGGAGGGCAGAAACCGGCTTCATAGCGGTCATCTCCTAATCTATAGAGGGTGGTGGGCGCCCTGTATAGGCGTCTGAAAAATGACCGTCAGTAGCTTCTGATCTAAATGCAAACTGAAACAAATACGTTACGCCTTCAACAATAACTGGAGTGCCGTCTTCAGCAAGTCTAGGATTGAATCTAAGAGATTCTGCGGATTGAATTGCAGGACGTGTAAAAACCCCCTTTGGTTCTTCGTCTAGGATTACTATTGACGACTTGTCTACAGTGCCATCTATCAGGACGTTAAATTTTGCGTGAACCCAGCCCTCAATCCCCTGTTCAGCTGCAGACCTAGGATAGTAAGGTGGGTCTTTATAGATAGGAAGCATAGGCTCAGGTTTATCAGGTTGAGCAATCGCCGTCATACCCGAAAGTATTAGGAACACCAAACTAACTGAACCGATTGTTTTTAATAGCATTTGATTGCTCCTTTACTTCCGCTTCGGGTTTAATATCGGTAGTAGCTACAATTTTACCGAAGGTCCGTTTCAAGACATCATGATCTTAAAGCCGACATTCCTGCGGCGTTGCCGGAGGGCAGAAACCGGCCTCGAAGCCGACGTTCACTTTAAAAGTTTCATCCAAGAAATCTAGCATACCAAGTCTTTAGTGGGTGGTCGTGATCCCGCTAGTGCAAATCAGCACTTTTAAATATCCTGTTAAGATTTCGGCCAGTACTCTAAATGTGGAATCTTTATGTTTGTTTAATTCAGCATAATTTTTTATCAAGATGCTTTGATTTTCTGGAGAGTTACTTATAAAAGTAGTGGTTGCCTAAATGCAGGGTTCGTTCCCTGGAATTTAACCACACTGGAACTGGGATGGAGTCCATATGGAACCACAGTGCCCCGTCGGTAGGATCGGCCGGTGGGTTATTGAGCATCATTTCGGAGACTCGTTGTGCCAATTCCCATGATTCAGTCTCAGTGGGGCGATCACTCCTTCCGTCGCACCACCAATTAAACTCACAGGGAGGTCTCTCTCCTCCCTCATAGACGACAGCGCAGATTGAGTCTGGGTAAAGATCGCTGCCCACTCGATTGAGCACTACCCAACCTACGGCAACCATTCCATCTTGTCCTTCCGATCTGGCTTCGAAATAAAGATTCAGCGCAAAGCACCTTGATGCATCCAATTCGTCAGAAGCTGCACGAGCACTTGTCATGAGCACGGGTGTGGTAGCAACCAGAATCACTGACAGTAATTGGAACACAGCCATTTTGAGGAACTTGCGACTAGGCGCGCGCGTCGACAAAGACAAGGTGGAGGACCTATTCATTCCAAGACTCCTTTGAGAAAAGAGGTAATACTAGCCTTAGTGTATCAAAACACATCTAGTTGGCCGAGTTCCAGATAGAGCTTGGGCGATGTAGGCCCTAAATTAGGAGTGTATCCAGCCACAATCTGCTACATCTCACGAATCACGGTCGGTCTGAAATCACCCAAATTTGGCTTAGGAAGTCCAGACAAAGGGATATGCTGACGCTGAGCTTCTGCTAGAATCCAATCTCAACATAACCGTGCGAGAGCTATGACAATGGATTTATTGGATATTGCAGTAAAAACCCTTGGTAACAAAATAGGCAATAGTGGAGCCAATTCGGATCTTGTGAAAGGCGTGGTAGGAAAACTCATTGGGTCTGGCAATAGCCTGGATTTAGCCGGATTGGTTGATGGTTTGGATAAAGAGGGTTTGCGTAGTGTAGCGGAGTCCTGGTTAGGCGATGGTGAAAATGACGAGATTTCAACAGATCAAGTGAAACAGGTACTTGGCGGAAATCAAATCGCAGAAGCTGCTCAAGCGCTAGATACAGACGAGGGCTCGCTACTTGAAGGGCTAAAAGATCTGTTACCCGAAATGGTGGATAAATCCAGCGCTGGTGGTTCACTACTTGATTCTGTCGGTGGACTCGGAGGTCTGGCCAAAAAGTTTCTGTAACAAGTTAAGAA is part of the Gammaproteobacteria bacterium genome and harbors:
- a CDS encoding PEP-CTERM sorting domain-containing protein, which encodes MIFFRAPVRILSILALPFLYVVQTIPAQGNPITHFSGTTVLTYDSAVPDLFNEVSVNKNPTYIQDDQDTAGGAASGNLTYTGSAGTGTAQAESSLAGGTLKAKAQSTSLANTGPFNLNGYAFSRADFGDSFRAYDGNNAFQWTSATEVTFSIDLSGFVSQGVGVNDRANANFFIQIFEPGTLDSYAQWLLNDAPFPTDLASNTIVSQDYHLGGQMYSWQVPFNVPGILDFSFMPNGDFDWAAGLSMDTAASLTGTSTADFFSTASFSYQGPVGATTYSASGQFPGTLNLNDAPTSNVPEPGVLGLLGLGLAGLALSRRRRIKA
- a CDS encoding ATP-binding protein; this encodes MFLLATILAVGLFFYLGNRTAEALTRQDLFDQAENLAISLDDNRPFMPFDQLVEAGIIESSTVFVIRDRDEDTIASSGEAFEIATREFTSMRGQFQYFTLDSFGAQSQTYTGLITREGSERGRVTVIVAEPYNPENAILSAMLDEFAATAAWIVPIFVLTTLMVSVAAIRGGLKPLLETASQAKSIRPESLSIRLDTTALPTEIAPMVTAVNQALGRLEEGFEIQRRFTANAAHELRTPLTIISGAIENLDTKSDTSALRLDIERMNRLVNQLLQVARLDSGVLDRSEKVDLQACARDVVEYIAPLAIYRNRKVALTGVTRPLVIQGNRHATEDALRNLVENALNHTPENTEVQVNVSEDFTIEVTDEGPGIDDELGKQIFDRFCRAPSNTTPGAGLGLAIVSEIMKLHEGTVEYFNRPSGGACFRLHFKRKLENQLFNASCPDNLAKNT
- a CDS encoding response regulator, which gives rise to MRLLVVEDEQRIVDVLKEGLENAGFVVDSVSTAENANNALTSISYDAAVLDLGLPDGDGISVLESARRRGTQLPILILTARDAVDDRVRGLDAGADDYLVKPFAIKELVSRIKALLRRPGGVLGAVLDAGNVTLDTIGREVSVAGNPLALSRREISILEIMLRRFGRVVPKGVLEEKLYALDNEPESNAIPVHIHLLRRKLADNQATVEIHTVRGIGYLLVEQMQ
- a CDS encoding multicopper oxidase domain-containing protein, whose amino-acid sequence is MPIPKLLESTNDTPLELTMGMGDWEMLPGIKTTTSGFNGPYLGPTVRVRNGQDVPVIYRNTLSESVAVHGHGLHVPGEVDGGPQREIEPGGSWSLELPVRQQACTSWYHPHTHGKTGPQTYKGLAGFIIIDDENSDSLPLPKTYGVDDLPVVVQDRTLDSQGRLIYSVEDAEDGLMAETITVNGIANPVRAVPAGLVRLRLLNGSNARYYRFRFSDDRVFYKIATDGGFLEEPVPIREVVMLPGERNEIVVDFSDGNPAMLVSGPGLIGAANTERRDRDNRERRDRDSRERRDEDSRERRNGDGRRNDWEPGGMNDTFDILEFNVDPRLPAFRGPLPRSLNTISRPTVRSDWPVRRFELFMDDDDRRRRLLFGRREVGEMSMGINGRPMDMQVINERVRRNQWERWEVRSYDGSHPFHVHGCSFLVLSQEGIPVTDADAGWKDTVRVDDRAEFIVRFDHEATDKYPYMYHCHILEHEDQGMMGQFTVT
- a CDS encoding energy transducer TonB; the protein is MLLKTIGSVSLVFLILSGMTAIAQPDKPEPMLPIYKDPPYYPRSAAEQGIEGWVHAKFNVLIDGTVDKSSIVILDEEPKGVFTRPAIQSAESLRFNPRLAEDGTPVIVEGVTYLFQFAFRSEATDGHFSDAYTGRPPPSID
- a CDS encoding YidB family protein, yielding MDLLDIAVKTLGNKIGNSGANSDLVKGVVGKLIGSGNSLDLAGLVDGLDKEGLRSVAESWLGDGENDEISTDQVKQVLGGNQIAEAAQALDTDEGSLLEGLKDLLPEMVDKSSAGGSLLDSVGGLGGLAKKFL